In Fundulus heteroclitus isolate FHET01 unplaced genomic scaffold, MU-UCD_Fhet_4.1 scaffold_46, whole genome shotgun sequence, a single window of DNA contains:
- the LOC118560607 gene encoding gastrula zinc finger protein XlCGF57.1-like — protein MKEEEPEPQGIKEEQLGLCIFPDEKQLVKQETETFVGFSACDKLFQVEPEQQQMNVTKEEPEPVEIKEEHGDLWSNEDEEQLVVKQEADTFKVTPLDLKNYTNEPEEKINQLVNADSPEGEKQHQQDNNQEESGSNTDEELKHKKRRAKTKDHNNGSKLKRHKTNKPCEVCGKCFTKCSCLTNHMRGNTGEKSFLCALCGKGFPSQSHLNIHMRVHTGEKPFSCPSCAKGFSQKSHLNMHIRTHTGEKPYSCEMCEKSFILGSHLACHMRTHTGEKPFSCPTCAKAFSTKGYLTIHIRSHTGQKPYACEMCDKSFSVGSYLARHIRTHTGEKPFSCPTCAKGFPTKGSLNTHLRTHIGEKPYACEMCDKSFSFGSYLARHMRTHTGEKPFSCPTCTKGFSTKGSLSIHLRTHLGDKPYACGMCDKSLCFGSHLAGHMRTHTGEKPFSCPTCAKRFSTKGYLSIHLRTHSGDKPYHCRVCNKSFSTGSYLAGHIRTHTGEKPYACEMCNKSFSCSSSLACHMRSHSGEKPFSCPTCPKRFSTKDSLSKHTRIHTGEKPYHCKVCAKSFSTCSNLAGHMRTHTGEKPFSCPTCAKGFSQRGHLNKHIRTHTGEKPYHCEVCNKSFTSSSNRIKHMRTHR, from the coding sequence ATGAAAGaggaagaaccagaacctcaaGGAATTAAAGAAGAACAGCTTGGACTGTGTATCTTTCCAGATGAAAAGCAACTTGTTAAGCAGGAGACAGAAACCTTTGTAGGGTTTTCTGCTTGTGACAAACTATTTCAAGTTGAACCTGAACAGCAACAGATGAACGTGACaaaggaggaaccagaacctgtaGAGATTAAAGAGGAACATGGGGATCTCTGGAGTAATGAGGATGAGGAGCAGCTTGTAGTGAAGCAGGAGGCTGACACCTTTAAGGTGACTCCTCTGGATTtaaaaaattacacaaatgAACCAGAAGAGAAAATAAACCAACTTGTTAATGCAGACTCCCCTGAAGGTGAGAAGCAGCATCAGCAGGATAATAATCAAGAAGAGTCAGGATCAAACACAGATGAAGAGctaaagcataaaaaaagacGAGCGAAAACCAAAGATCACAATAATGGTTCAAAACTAAAAAGACATAAGACCAATAAACCTTGTGAAGTATGTGGTAAATGTTTCACCAAGTGTAGCTGTTTGACTAATCACATGAGAGGAAATACAGGAGAGAAATCTTTCCTGTGTGCGCTTTGTGGAAAAGGTTTCCCAAGTCAAAGTCATTTAAATATCCACATGAGAGTCCACACAGGGGAGAAGCCTTTCTCCTGTCCAAGTTGCGCAAAAGGGTTTTCTCAAAAAAGTCACTTGAATATGCACATAAGAACTCATACGGGCGAGAAGCCGTACTCTtgtgaaatgtgtgaaaaaTCTTTCATTCTTGGAAGTCATCTGGCTTGTCAcatgagaacacacacaggggagaagcctttttcttgtccaacttgtgcaaaagctttttccactAAAGGTTACCTGACTATTCACATAAGAAGTCATACGGGCCAGAAGCCGTACGCATGTGaaatgtgtgataaatctttcaGCGTTGGTAGTTATTTAGCTCGTCACATTAGAACGCATACTGGTGAGAAGCCGTTTTCCTGTCCAACTTGTGCAAAAGGGTTTCCCACTAAAGGTAGCCTGAATACACACTTAAGAACTCATATCGGCGAAAAGCCCTACGCATGTGaaatgtgtgataaatctttcaGCTTTGGTAGTTATTTAGCTCGTCACATGAGAAcgcacacaggtgagaagccgtTTTCCTGTCCAACTTGTACAAAAGGTTTTTCCACTAAAGGTAGCCTGAGTATTCACCTAAGAACTCATTTGGGCGACAAGCCTTACGCTTGTGGaatgtgtgataaatctttATGCTTTGGTAGTCATTTAGCTGGTCACATGAGAAcgcacacaggtgagaagcctttttccTGTCCAACTTGTGCAAAACGTTTTTCCACTAAAGGTTACCTGAGTATTCACCTAAGAACTCATTCGGGCGACAAGCCTTATCATTGTAGAGTGTGCAATAAATCTTTCAGCACTGGTAGTTATTTAGCTGGTCACATAAGAACTCATACGGGCGAGAAGCCGTATGCATGTGAAATGTGTAATAAATCGTTCAGCTGTAGTAGTAGTCTGGCTTGTCACATGAGATCCCACTCAGGTGAGAAACCTTTTTCCTGTCCAACTTGTCCAAAACGTTTTTCCACTAAAGATAGCCTGAGTAAGCACACAAgaattcacacaggtgagaagccttatCATTGTAAAGTGTGTGCTAAATCTTTCAGTACTTGTAGTAATTTAGCTGGTCACATGAGAACGCATACtggtgagaagcctttttccTGTCCAACTTGTGCAAAAGGGTTTTCTCAAAGAGGTCACCTGAATAAGCACATAAGAACTCATACGGGCGAGAAGCCTTATCATTGTGAAGTGTGCAATAAATCTTTTACTTCCTCTAGTAATAGGATTAAACATATGAGAACTCACAGGTGA